Proteins co-encoded in one Verrucomicrobiia bacterium genomic window:
- a CDS encoding helix-turn-helix domain-containing protein, with translation MPLGQIIRDLREKRRLKQGDLAHSIGVSPQAVSKWERNENDPDLPALVKLARLFGVSTDCLLGVNDPKPGTVEATVMATSIRNFARKSHALSAPQLAEWANGIFFHLTEAALKQDGIPVKYVGDGFLCFFSGPGHAERAVAAARHARRVIQLPELVIALHAGDIYVGSAGHPDYSSRDICGETVNLAFLVMDAVGTHCASGMGATETVAAALGAKSGLKKTTNYYVRRARQSIKLYEVTP, from the coding sequence ATGCCGCTCGGACAAATCATCCGCGATCTCAGGGAAAAACGCCGTTTGAAGCAGGGCGATCTCGCCCACAGCATCGGCGTCAGCCCGCAGGCCGTTTCCAAGTGGGAACGCAACGAAAACGACCCGGACCTTCCGGCGCTGGTGAAACTGGCGCGCCTTTTCGGCGTCTCGACCGATTGCCTGCTCGGTGTGAACGACCCCAAGCCCGGCACGGTCGAGGCCACGGTCATGGCCACAAGCATCCGCAATTTCGCCCGGAAGTCACATGCGCTCAGCGCGCCGCAGCTCGCGGAATGGGCGAATGGCATTTTCTTCCACCTGACCGAGGCCGCGCTGAAACAGGACGGCATCCCGGTCAAATATGTGGGCGACGGCTTTCTCTGCTTTTTTTCCGGGCCCGGCCACGCGGAGCGCGCGGTCGCGGCCGCCCGGCATGCGCGGCGCGTGATCCAGCTTCCGGAACTTGTCATCGCCCTGCATGCGGGAGACATTTACGTGGGCTCGGCCGGCCATCCGGATTATTCGAGCCGCGACATCTGCGGCGAGACCGTGAACCTGGCCTTTCTCGTCATGGACGCCGTGGGCACGCATTGCGCTTCCGGCATGGGCGCCACCGAAACCGTGGCGGCCGCGCTCGGCGCGAAGTCCGGTCTGAAAAAAACCACGAATTATTACGTCCGGCGCGCGCGCCAATCCATCAAACTTTACGAAGTCACGCCGTAA